The following proteins come from a genomic window of Sulfoacidibacillus ferrooxidans:
- a CDS encoding sigma 54-interacting transcriptional regulator has translation MDDVERQKHFYQTIFNLSYDGIVGVDNDGRIIIINEAGANFLGISISEATKGNIATINPKASLLRVLADQSFHHDEIRRLESHTAIINRAPVYYNDELIGAVSSMRDITELQQYEETIRRNISQQGLQAKWTLSHLVAESEPMQHLLRLAHRYAAVDSTLLLQGESGTGKEMLAQGIHSESRRSKGPFVALNYAAVPETLRQLLPLTLCLEVGACH, from the coding sequence ATGGATGATGTAGAGCGCCAAAAGCATTTTTATCAGACTATTTTTAATTTATCGTATGATGGAATAGTTGGAGTGGATAATGACGGACGTATAATTATCATAAATGAAGCTGGGGCTAATTTTCTTGGTATATCCATCAGTGAAGCAACAAAAGGAAATATTGCAACCATTAATCCAAAAGCAAGTCTATTACGCGTGCTGGCTGATCAAAGTTTTCATCACGATGAAATTCGTAGACTTGAATCTCACACCGCAATTATTAACCGAGCCCCTGTGTATTACAATGATGAATTAATAGGGGCAGTATCGAGTATGCGGGATATTACAGAACTTCAACAATATGAGGAGACAATCAGGCGTAATATAAGTCAACAAGGACTTCAAGCAAAGTGGACGTTGTCTCATTTAGTTGCTGAGTCTGAACCGATGCAACACCTACTTCGCTTAGCACACCGATATGCTGCAGTTGATTCGACGTTACTTTTGCAAGGTGAGTCGGGAACCGGAAAGGAAATGTTGGCTCAAGGTATTCATTCTGAGAGTCGACGCTCTAAAGGTCCCTTTGTTGCACTGAATTATGCAGCCGTACCTGAAACCTTGCGTCAACTACTCCCACTTACGCTTTGTTTAGAAGTGGGAGCTTGCCACTGA
- a CDS encoding ParA family protein, protein MAVTISFMLQKGGVGKSTTTGILAYLLSRKGKKVLVVDMDSQGNVSTLLSQRSTYTFSNETVLEAIEDQDPVPYIVKCGDLLDLLPSDDLLAIYGRRIYELQHEGFKGSPILYLKNTLDLVKDNYDYILIDCPPSLNEQTTSALSASDYVVTVLQAEVYAYQALARFFETLFHIRNNVNPNLAMIGIVVGLIDRYTLQDSILEECKEEYGSLVFGSVIRRLARIAEFATLGITDSRKDQKVALEQYEILLDELLERIENNYHDNSIYLRALESRLEYVEEKLLEDLPDIKLERFEELKDDLINHIKIAKEWI, encoded by the coding sequence ATGGCCGTGACCATTTCGTTTATGCTGCAAAAAGGTGGAGTCGGCAAATCCACTACTACAGGTATATTAGCCTACCTGCTTTCTCGTAAAGGAAAAAAAGTTTTAGTTGTTGATATGGATTCTCAAGGAAATGTAAGTACATTATTATCACAACGAAGTACTTATACGTTTTCTAACGAGACTGTTTTAGAAGCAATTGAAGATCAAGATCCGGTTCCGTATATTGTTAAATGTGGTGACTTACTTGATTTATTACCTTCCGATGACTTATTAGCTATTTACGGAAGAAGAATTTATGAATTACAGCATGAGGGTTTTAAAGGCTCCCCCATCTTGTATTTAAAAAACACTCTTGATTTAGTTAAGGATAACTATGATTACATATTAATCGATTGCCCGCCAAGTCTTAACGAGCAAACAACCTCCGCTTTATCTGCTTCAGATTATGTTGTTACTGTTTTACAAGCTGAAGTTTATGCTTATCAAGCTTTGGCCCGTTTTTTTGAAACGTTATTTCATATTAGAAACAACGTAAATCCCAATCTAGCTATGATTGGAATCGTTGTCGGTTTAATTGATCGATATACTCTTCAAGATTCGATTTTAGAAGAATGCAAAGAAGAATACGGCAGCCTTGTTTTTGGGTCTGTAATTCGTCGTTTGGCTAGAATCGCAGAATTTGCAACATTAGGAATTACCGATTCTAGAAAAGATCAAAAAGTCGCTTTAGAGCAATACGAAATTCTTTTAGATGAACTTCTAGAAAGAATTGAGAATAACTATCATGACAATTCAATTTATCTACGTGCATTAGAAAGTCGGTTAGAGTATGTCGAAGAAAAATTACTTGAAGATTTACCTGATATTAAGTTAGAACGTTTTGAGGAATTAAAGGATGATCTCATCAATCATATTAAAATAGCTAAGGAGTGGATTTAA
- a CDS encoding replication initiator protein A, with protein sequence MPRLKRSKTIENWTNEILTSDSDIGDVETLFEVAATSLAQENPLNKINKQLSSTQAMLIEALKVKEISSNIKNEEDISKFSTQVKILELAIDKRQKLHKERTYFLEQKVAEAGIFAVQKNNRKKNDTGKIVRKIRKGTLRYTVGEELTPFDAKVLMSLHKLWENKGKTKELTVNMYEILRACHLTPSGDSYNLLENSLLRLFRAEVVLQDIGDNTEERTFIHLLQEVGFERGRAEQGKDAKFTVMFTDRIYNSMAAGYFERFSGALLADLSSGTAQILMIALQPEFRKSIYEWTLDEVCLMIDLTSGRPSTRRTSIQKALSELETYKHISNYRIWDDYSGLTKVWATPGSILLEEDIVIKDKWEQYSGEIKDWWLKNKSTIDS encoded by the coding sequence ATGCCCCGTTTAAAAAGATCAAAAACCATTGAAAACTGGACAAACGAAATATTAACTTCAGACAGTGATATAGGGGATGTAGAAACACTATTTGAAGTAGCTGCAACATCACTTGCACAAGAAAATCCATTAAATAAAATTAACAAACAGTTATCTTCAACGCAGGCCATGCTCATTGAAGCTTTAAAAGTAAAAGAAATCTCAAGTAACATAAAAAATGAAGAAGACATTTCAAAATTCAGTACGCAAGTGAAAATTTTGGAGTTAGCAATAGATAAACGTCAGAAACTTCACAAGGAAAGAACATATTTCCTTGAACAAAAGGTAGCAGAAGCAGGGATATTTGCAGTACAAAAAAATAACCGTAAAAAAAATGACACTGGGAAAATTGTACGTAAAATACGTAAAGGAACTCTTAGATATACAGTAGGAGAAGAGCTAACTCCATTTGATGCGAAAGTTTTAATGTCATTGCATAAACTATGGGAAAACAAAGGAAAAACTAAAGAGCTCACCGTGAACATGTATGAGATACTAAGGGCCTGTCATCTTACTCCTAGCGGAGATTCATACAACTTACTAGAAAACTCACTACTGAGACTTTTTAGAGCTGAAGTTGTTCTTCAGGATATTGGTGATAACACAGAGGAACGGACATTTATTCATCTACTACAAGAAGTGGGATTTGAACGTGGCCGAGCAGAACAAGGAAAAGATGCAAAGTTTACTGTGATGTTTACTGATAGGATCTACAATTCCATGGCTGCTGGCTATTTTGAACGATTTAGCGGAGCATTATTAGCTGATCTTTCCAGTGGGACTGCACAAATACTGATGATAGCTCTACAACCTGAATTCAGGAAAAGTATTTATGAATGGACCCTCGATGAAGTGTGTTTAATGATCGATCTAACATCTGGTAGACCCTCTACAAGAAGAACCTCAATCCAAAAAGCATTATCTGAATTGGAAACATACAAGCATATTAGTAACTATCGAATATGGGATGACTATTCAGGGTTAACAAAAGTATGGGCAACGCCTGGCAGCATACTTTTAGAAGAAGATATTGTAATTAAAGACAAATGGGAGCAATATTCTGGTGAAATTAAAGACTGGTGGTTAAAAAATAAAAGCACAATAGATAGCTAA